A window of Phragmites australis chromosome 15, lpPhrAust1.1, whole genome shotgun sequence genomic DNA:
GATTATATCCAATTAAGATGTACGACACTACAGTCATAGCTAATATTATAGTCTCTACTACCTTGTGTTTATGCCAATAAAATAAtaaggtaatcaccaaaaaaaTTGCATAATTATCTGTAAATAATTTAACTGAggcttaaataaatatttaattgCAGAAATAGGAAATGAAATAATTGCAAGAAAGCAATAAAAATTGTTTAATAAACTTCAATTATATTAAATCATGGAGTGTCACTAAAGTAATATTTAAAAATTGCAATAATACACAAAACAATGCAATTCCTAAAGACCTAAGCACCTGGAATGCAAAGTTACATTATGTAAATAAACATAACACAATAATCATTAAGTATGAGGACTTGAACATAAAAAAATGagcttttatttattttttaatgttggTGCTTAATTAATGAAAAACCTGAGGGTCTTTTGCAAAAATGTGAGTGCCGGCCTATTACTCGGCTTATATATACCCTGTCTAGGGGTGTTAGAGTTAGCTTTTCCCCTCCCCCACCCCCAcatctcctccgcctccacttCCGCGGCGCCACTGGTTGGGCGTGCTGCCGCTGCCACCGCCTGTAGGGTGGGCTAGATCTGGTGGTGGCGACAGTGTTAACGTCGTGGAGGCCTCAGATGGAGTCATCGGCACCGCCTCCAACGGCCTGTTGCATCACTGCCCTAAGGGCCGCTCAGAAGAGGCGAGCCAGATCAGTAGGCTGGCCGGCGACACCGTTCAACGACCAGAAAGCCAACACGTGAGGCCAAGCTGGTGGAGAGGCAGTGGTGGAGTCGTGCTAATGTGCCACATGCAGAGCCGAACGTAGAAGGTAAGCTTGGTCAGCGCTGCTGGGGGTGGTAGGGACGATGGAGGCGGCATCAACGGCGTCACCCAGGAGGAGGGCCATCAAAGGACTCCAAGGACAACGTCAACAGGGACCTCCAGAGACCGGAGTAGCCTTGGCGTTGCACCGCTCACGTCTAGTGAGTGGCCAAGGAGCCAGAGGATGCCATCGATGTTGGTGACAACGACGATGGTGGCGTCGATTCCTGAACGGGCTTGGAGGCTTGCGACGCGGAGGGAGAGCAAGGAGCAAGGCTATCTCCAATGTTAACCGGTAAGTTCTCAAAGAATCCTCATTTCTTACCTAGGAATGTGCTTTCTCCTTCTTTGCTCCTGTGTGCTCTCAATTGTAGAGCATGCTTGATAATGTGTTGCAAAACAGTTGAACAGTAGAAAAGTCGACAGAGAAATGAAAGTGAATGTGATTGCTTTCATTCATTGTGTTGATGTACATACATACAAGTTGAATGAGCATCCGTCCTGGAAGACATCCCTTCCCAACTAACGGGTACAACCGCAAATAGCGGTTGCTTTGATCAATTAGTTCGTAACAGATTACACAGGAGATCGACTCCTACTCCAGCTTGTAGAGACGCCCATAGTTCAAGCAATCGGGGACAATTACTAGCCATTGCGGTACAAGGCCATAATCGGGGATAATTACTGGCCATTGCGGTACAAGGCGGTATTCAGTGGGCAACAGGACATAAGGATGTGGCAGTAGGATCTCTTCATCAATTCCTGAATATCCAGGGCTTCATTAAGATAAGCCCTTTGTTTGGATGCGATCCCCAGACGCCCATCTCCAAGTCGAAGACCGATATCGCAAAAGGCATCTTTTATTCACTCCTAGTTTTCCATGTAGGTAACAATCCCACAGTATTCGACACCATCTTCATGTTGTCACTGTGATTTCTCCAGCTGCCACTGCCAGACATGTGCACATGCGTTGCAACATGATGCGATGGCCACAGCAAGTTCAGGTGCTGACATTGCCAGTACATAATTCAGAAGTTTGTTCCCGCTTCAAGCTTCTCTTGAAATGGTTCAACCTGCGGAGCATCCATGGGTTAGAGAAACACGTACCATAAGGTTACATTTTGTTAGTTGTTTGGCACCAATGGTTGAACTGACAAGTCAAACATTGTATGTTGATACAAACTGATCGGTGCAGCAAAAAGCCTGAAAACATGCAAATGTACCGTTTAGTTCACTGACAAAAAACTAATGTATGAACTTGCAACGAAAACAGCATTCATCCATACCAAGTCGATTGGATCGAAAGCTTTCCTGCGGCTTTGGAATAGATGAAAATTGATCACCAttgattggaaaaaaaaaaacatgcccCTTAGGTACAAATCATCCCAGTTTCACATAAAagcatttttataaaaatactgACAAAAAGAATTTCCTGGCGCTCAGCACAGTTATAATTACCAAGGCCAAGGCGGGGTTTAACAGGCAGGACCAGAAATTACAGACCATATGCCCTGCTCTCTTTTTTGCCCCTCTTGCACCGTAGAAAAAACAAGCAGCATGTGCACCAGGTTGCATCATGTACAGGACAATCAAAAGATCAAGTTGAGAAATATAGCATTACAACCTATCTCCAAAGTTCGATACTTCCATTTCAAATCTAGTTTCTGCAACAACCTTCTATAATAGAGATATCGTTTCTTCCTTAGAAAGGCTGTTATGTTCTTTCCAATTGGATCATCGGATAGCAGATTTACACATGGAatcaaagcacacaaactacaACTCTCAGGACTGATGTCAACCAAGCATAGAAGCAGCTCATACACATAGTATGGATGCTTGGACGCATGgctagcatgcatgcatacaaatTATAAATGTGGAACCAGGAAAAACATAGCAAGAACTATAGTACCTCCACAATAGAGCACTGTCTATAGGTTGTGTTGGCCATCAGCCAAATGAAAATTAGCAGGAGAATCAGcataaattatataaataatattataaaagggAAGGGGAAGTCTATCTAGGCACATACATATAAGAATACTCTCAAGTATGTAATTACCCATTTACTTCCAGAAATCATGGAGCAGCAAATATATCAATCCAAAAGTGCAGAGGAGACAATTCATTACAACATAGCATATATGCAACATGATATCATTCCTCAAAATGTTCTTATGCAGACGGTACCATTTATCTTTGCTAGACTGCGCTGTTGACAAATCCAATGTGATAGGTTGTTTTGCAAAATATGCATATAGATTATGATTGCTTTATACTCTGCAGGTAAGCTATCAAGGAATTAGTATATACTAGGGTTGGAAAACCCGCCATAAGTCAAAGTGAAATGAAGATAGATATTATTCTGCTGTTTATTATCCTACTTTTCAATAACAGATCATCAGGAAAGAACTTCACATACGATGACAAGCTAACCCATATTAAGTTGGTTCAAcctaataaataaatattaccaGCATCTGAAAAAAGATAAAATGCAATCAACAACACAGCTTAACAAATTGATAGGAGCATTGTAACACACATTAATTAAGAACAGTCCCCTGCATTACTAACTGTAAACAACTTTAACTTGTTTCGATTTAAATAAGAAATGCAGCCAGCGTCCGAAAATAAAGAAGGAATCAATGTATCTTCATCATATTTTGACATTGTTCAATCAATAGCCGAAAATGCTTGTCCATAATGATTTGGCAGACTGCAGGTGGGCTGTGTAACTGTAAACTACGCTGATGCAAATAGAGTTCCGCTCGTAGAGGAAACTAACTATAAGAATTAGGAGATGAAATAACATAACAGATCATTAAGCGATGAAGTAAATGAACAGTTCTAACAAACAATAACCTGTCTATTCATTACTCTGAGAGATCAATAACAACAATAAGATCCAGAGACTTCATCCTACTTGAGCAACAGCCAACATCGGTAGCCTGCAAAGAAATGTTTCATCTTCAATAAACCAGTTCACGTGAATGATAACAACACACCTGAGACTTGATCATTTACTTGTGTGCCTGTCTCTTATACTAAAGGTAAATAAGAAAGTATGAAGCGAGTCTAAATACAATAATTGGTCAATTGAAACTTTCCATTGATAAGCAGGTAAGCAACAAATTATAACAAGAATCTTAATGAGCTACCCCTCAAATATCAGAAAGGAAAGTCTTCTATGCAGAAGTAATCTCAAAAAACAGAAAATGATTCCAAAAGACCGGCACCACTTTGTGTCAATACAGAGGCACCAGTTCGACACATTTTAGTGTTCCAACACCTCACAATGTAAAATCTCCCTTCCTGATGCATAGATAACATTGGCATAAAATTCAAGCGCCTGTTCACCCATAGCACCAGCCAGGTTTTGACATTGCTATACAAACAGAAAATACCAGAGGGGATTTTaattaacataaaaaaaaagaacagcaCGTAAAAACAAGAGCACGCATGGTTTGCTAGTCTACAAATCTGGAGTCTCTAGATAGAAGTTTCCTTTTCAGTGAAAATGACAATTGTGCATGAATGCGGATCAGAACAACTTCACTGAAAACAGTACATTTGCCAGCACATCTATGTAAAATAAGCAGCAACAATATAAAATAACATGATGGAATGTTTGTTAAGTGTTAAACTATAGAAAACGACCCATTAGGTTGTTGGCAACACAACAGTGAAATATGTGCTGGGAGATGTAAGGAACTAAATTGCACACATACTTGGAAAATGCTCAGCCATGCCAGTTTTCTCCTCAAACCTAGTTCCTTAGTTAAACGGATCATATAATTCGCTTTTATTGGTTTAAAAGCAGGGAGGGAAAGGGTAACAATAAAGTTCTATAggagatattttttttcttctgacaATGGCGTACTTGATAGACACATAGCATTTAAGATTAAACACTCGCAATGATTAGTTCTAGAAAAGCTAAAATGAATCTTTATAAAAAGATATATACCGTTAATCCCTACAAGCGTAATTTAACTGAATGAGTACTTCACTGAATTCTCAGGTGCCAACAGGAAATAAGGCCTTGCATTCAGCCAAGTAACATACAGGGACTGCTGATCTTTGTCTGTCAGAATGTCCAAGAAACAATACCTGTTTATGACATGAGCTGAAACCGGCAACATCTTCGTCTTGATTTTGAATCCTTGTTGACCTCCAAGAATGCATCCAACTAAACTATCTAATAATGAAACAATGGCAAGGCCTCTATAGGAAAGCAGAAGTATAGAATATAGATAGTAAATCCATACTCATTTTCCATAAGATCATCAATTCTCATAAAAGAATTCATTTGTTTTGTTTATCTTGTGAACAAAAATGAAGTGTGTTGTTtaccctcttcttcttcttcttcttcttcttttggacTGAGGGAAAAGGAGTCTTGCACACATATGCACACGTTTTCAGCATAAGCCAACCCAAAGAATACCAGTTTGAAAGGAGGCAGGAATCATGCCACCACAGCATATAGCTTCAACCGAGGGAATTAGGGAAATATGATGATGTACAACAATGCTACTAAATTACAACTATGGCACCATCGATAAACTGGCATTTAAACTGTTATCAGGAGCAGTGTTTCATCTAAGATGAATatatcatgttgttcaattagtGCAAAGCCACAAAAGGGACAGTGGAAATGTGACTGGCCTCAGAGTTCAAATTTACAGCACAGTTTTGACAAAATAAGTTACATGGTTTGCTATCTAATTGGTAGATTCCATTTCAAGCTAAATATGCAGGAGCAAAGGCTTTTGCACAATGGAAAGCTGTTAGAACTAACAAGTACCTCCAATAGGGAAAGGATGCACATGACAAATCCTCTGTACCTCTCACAATCATGTCAATAAAATTCAAGACATAATTATTTGTTTTCTGGATGCTGGCTAAACATGTTCTTGAGATAATACTCCATATGTATTCTTGAAGAGAAGCACTCAAGCCACAACTTTGGAGCTGCAGGATGCGCAATGTAGAGGCTCGTAATAAACCTCTTCTCGGAGTTAGCAAGCACTGTTGCGGGGGCTAATGTTTTTTTGAGCAAGCCATGCTCTTGAAGCCACCGAAGCATTGCATACCTAGGCTTGGTCCTGTTCTCCAAATCAAAGCACAGAAATGCAGGGAAGCAATCAAGGTACTCCAAGGAGTAGCCCAGCTCCTCTGTGAGGTAGTTTAACTTCTCATTCAGCATCTCCTTGCCTTGGTTTAGCACCTTTGGAAAAACACTCAAGATCTGACACAGAATCTTGTACTCCACCCCTCTTTCAAGGAGGTAATCAAACCGCTCCTGCAGCAAATCCCGAGTGCTGTGCAGGAAAGGAATTAGCCTTGTGGCTATCTCATTCTCAGCATACCCAATACTTTTCAAAAACTCCAGCTTGCTGTCCACATGCTGTGCTTTCCTCTCAGCTTTCACCTTAGCCATCCCATCCAAAAATGCTCTCTCAACATCGACATCATAACTATCATCCTCCGAAACAAAATCTGGTGATAAATAGCGCAAGCTCTCTGCACCGACAGAAATCTTCTCCAGGAACCGACACTCCAGCTCCATTGCTCGCAGCACCCTGGGGAGGTTCTCCAGCTGGTTCTTCCCGACAACATACGGGTGCTTCTCTACCGCCGCATCAACCTCATCCTCTGCCAACCCAACTCTTCGCAGGTATTCTGGCACCGAGATCACCACATCAGAGAAATCAGGATCGAAAACCCCGGCATTGCACAGCAGGAACCTCCCCAATTCCTTCCCCTCCATCCCCAACTCCTTGAAGAACCGCAATCTCTCACCAATCCTCTCCTCCCCGAGCTCGAGAAACACCCTCCGGCTGGCCCCGACAAGACCCCCAATGCTACCAACCTCTGCTCCAGCATCATAGAACATCCGCATCCTCCGGCACACCACTGAGAACGCGTCAATGTCATTGCTGGAGCCCAAATCAGATCTCAGCGATCGAAACGCGGTGCCAAGATCCTTAACGAGTGGGTTGCCGTCGGAGAGATCGCCCTCGAGAAGCGAGGGGAAGGTGAGGCAGGCGGCGATGATGGCGGCGCGAGGGAGCCGGTGGAGGCGAGCCTCGAGCGCGGCGAGGCGCGCGGAGATGAGGTCCGGGGCCACGCCGAGGAGGACGGCGGGGAAGAGGAGGCCGAGGCGGGACCAGGGGAAGCCGAAGTGGGCGAGCGCAGCGACGGCGCCGAGCAGATAAGGATGGTCGTCAAGGAACATGTGATCGAAGCGGggcgcgccggcggcggcatTGGGTGGCGCGCCGATAGActcgaggaagaaggggagctcGTTGAGCGGGTTGAAGGAGAGGTAGCGACGGAGGAGGGCCGGGAGCTCCACCGTGGGGAGGGTGCCCGGGACCGCCGGGAGCGCGGCGAGGAAGGCGAGGAGGGAGCGCGGGGAGTGCGCGGCGATGGAGTCAGCGTGGGAGGACGGGAGGCAGCGCGTGGAGTGGAGGTACTCGGAGACGACGGCGCGCGCGGCGGGGACGGCGACGCGGCGGAGGCGGTAGGGCAGGTTTCGCAGTCTCGGCGGCGCCGTAGCGGGGTCCGTAGAGAagaggcggcggaggtggagcGCGGCGCGGAGCGGCATGGCCGGACTGGGCTGGgcagcgcggcgcggcgcggcttGCTCTATGGCATTGCTCGGCTTCAGCTCCAGCGAAGGAGAGGGACGGAGAAGGGGTTAGAAGCGTTAGGGTTTTTCTCTCTGCGGCTGGAATCATACACTGTGATTAGGCCACCTTCAATAACTATTTTAAAAtttcatcctctaaaatactattatatTATCTTATATCAATATTACAGCATTATTTGTTCCATCTATCTCTATCAGATATTGTATATCTCATCCCCTATCATCTCTCTCGTATATTAAATTGGTTTTCTTTAACCATTTGGTTCACTCTGCCCCCTCACCAGCTCCTCTTCGTTCACTTCGCCCACTCCCCCAGCTCCTCCCTCCACCACCACGCCCCCTCCGTCCTCCATTTGCCgcaccccctctctccctcccgtcATCTCCacacagcacagc
This region includes:
- the LOC133893645 gene encoding transcription termination factor MTEF18, mitochondrial-like gives rise to the protein MPLRAALHLRRLFSTDPATAPPRLRNLPYRLRRVAVPAARAVVSEYLHSTRCLPSSHADSIAAHSPRSLLAFLAALPAVPGTLPTVELPALLRRYLSFNPLNELPFFLESIGAPPNAAAGAPRFDHMFLDDHPYLLGAVAALAHFGFPWSRLGLLFPAVLLGVAPDLISARLAALEARLHRLPRAAIIAACLTFPSLLEGDLSDGNPLVKDLGTAFRSLRSDLGSSNDIDAFSVVCRRMRMFYDAGAEVGSIGGLVGASRRVFLELGEERIGERLRFFKELGMEGKELGRFLLCNAGVFDPDFSDVVISVPEYLRRVGLAEDEVDAAVEKHPYVVGKNQLENLPRVLRAMELECRFLEKISVGAESLRYLSPDFVSEDDSYDVDVERAFLDGMAKVKAERKAQHVDSKLEFLKSIGYAENEIATRLIPFLHSTRDLLQERFDYLLERGVEYKILCQILSVFPKVLNQGKEMLNEKLNYLTEELGYSLEYLDCFPAFLCFDLENRTKPRYAMLRWLQEHGLLKKTLAPATVLANSEKRFITSLYIAHPAAPKLWLECFSSRIHMEYYLKNMFSQHPENK